From the Candidatus Sulfotelmatobacter sp. genome, the window GGCGAAGCATCCCACGATGGGCGAGCTCTCACGCGCCCTGGGTCGTCTGGCCGACCGTGTACTCGAGTCGGACGAGCCACAGCTCGAAAACTACGTCTCGCAACGCCTCCGTTCCGCCATGAACGAGCTCCAGAGGTTCATTCCCGGGCTCGACGAACCCGCCGATCGTGAGGCGGCGAAGGGTCTCGCGCGCGGCGCCGAGACCGCGCTGCGTCGCGGCCATGCTCGTGAGGCCCTGTCTCGCGCCCTGCGCGGCCTGTCGTTCTCGCCGCACGAGCCGCTGCTCTGCTATCTCGCCGCTTCGGCCTGCTTCGAGCTGGGTGCGGTCGAAGGCGCCATGCGACTGCTCACGCACACGTTGTGGCTCCACCCCGGCCACCACGCGGCCCGCGCCGATCTCGAGGCGCTGACCGCCTACTTCGACAACCGGGAGGATGAGGACCGGGCCGCATGAGGCTGTTGCTCATCGTGGACCAGTTCGATCGGTCCACGTTGTGCGAGCCCGCCTGGTGGATGTGGGACGTGGCCGAGCACGCCGCGGCCCACGGCCACCGGGTCGAGGCGATTACGCTGCGCGCCAAGGGCCCCGAGGCCGACGTGCCGCCGGGCGTGCAAGTGCTGGCGCAAGGCGGCGACGGTCTGGAGCCCGCGCTGGTCGCGGCGCTCGCGCGCCATCCGGACGTGATTCACCTCGCCACGCCCGGGCCCCTGAGCGCGCGCGTCATCGAGTACCTCCGCGACGCACCGCTGATGCTCGACGTCTTCGGCCACTGGCCGGTGTGCCCGCAGAACGACCTCATGCGCCGGCCGCAGTACGTGCGCTGCGACGTCCGCTATCCCGCCGAGGCCTGTGGCGAGTGCGCGGGCATGGAGAAGCTGCGGGAGATGGAAGTGCGCAGTCGCTTGCTCTCGCGGGCGCCGGCCATCGTCACGCACGCGCGCGTTCAGGCCGAGCGCCTGAGCACGCTGCTCGGCCGCGCGGTGGACCAGATCGGGTTCGGCGTGGATACGGAGCGCTTTCGGCCCGATCCGGTTCCGCCCGTCAACGCCAACGCGCGAGCGCTGTACGAAACGCGGGGCGACAGGCCGCGGGCGCTGTTTCTCGGTCCGCCGGAGCACGCGCGCGGCGCCGGCATCCTCGTGGATCTGCTGGTGGGCGTGCGGGCCCGGGTCTCTGACGCGACCATGGTGGTGGTGGGCCGCGACCCCGCCAACCCCGAATGGGCCACCGCGGCCGGCGAGGAGCTGCGCGAGCTGGGGCTCTCCGGCCACATCGAGCTGCTCGACGCCGTCGCAGCGGGCGACCTGCCCGGCGTGATCGCCGCCTGCGACGTGGCGATCTCGCCGTCGCTGTGGGACGACGTCGGCGGATTGTTCGTGCTGCAGGCGTTTGCCTGCGGCATTCCAGTCGTGACGACCGGGCGCGGCGGGCTCGCCGAACTGGTGCAGCACGGCAGTGGCATGATCGCGTCGCCCGACACGCCGGCCCTGTTCGCCGATCGCATCGCGATGCTCCTCAGCCACGACGAGGCGCGCCGCTTGATGGGCGACGCGGCGCGGCTGCATGCCGTCGAACATCACGATCGCGCGCGCAGCCTCGAAGCGCTCGATGCCGTCCGGCAGCGCGTGGTCGAAGCCGGACTGAGCGAGGCGGCGTAGCCGCGATTCGAGTCCCGTGGCGCCACCTGGGGCCGCGGGTTTGCGCGTCGCCGACGCGACCGGGACAATGATGATTCGATGATCTCCCGCCGCCTGCCCATCGGCCGCCTGGCCGCGCTCGTCGCGGTTGCGGTTGGCGCGATCGTGATCGCCACCCACAGCTGGGCGCCGCGCTGGCGACCCCTGGCCCCGGGGATCGACTTCGCGCTGATGCGCGCCGACCGCTTCTGCCGGCGGGGCTCGCCCGACGTGGCGGTGCTCCGCATCGATCCGGTTCGCGCCCGCATCGCGGTCCATCACTACTCGCGATTGCCGGACCCGCGCCCGCTGCCGGTCACCGAATGGCTCGCGACCACGCGCGCGATCGCGGTGTTCAATGCCGGCCAGTACTATCCGGACTATGGCTACATGGGCATCCTGGTGAGCGGGGGCCGGCCGATCTCGGCGAAGCCTCATCCGGAATTCCGCGCGGCGCTGGTGGCGGAGCCGGTGGGCGGCGGTGCCGGCGCGCACGTGCTCGATCTCGCCCCGGAGTCGCTGGCGATCGTGGCGCAGGCGTGGCGAGAGGTGGCGCAGTCCTTCATGCTGTTCGACAGCGATGGCGAGCTGCGCGTGAGGCATACCGATCAGGACGCGAATCGCACCGTGGTGGGCGAGGACCGGCTCGGGCACCTGCTGGTGTTCACCACCGAAGGCTCCTACACGCTCTGGGATCTCGCGCAGTGGCTCAAGGAATCCAGGCTCGGTCTGGTGCACGCGATGTCCATGGACGGCGGACTCGAGGCCGAGATGTGCATCCGGTCCGGACGGTTCGCTTACGCCAGCTTCGGCCACTGGAATCCCCGTGCCTCGCGCTCCAGCGACCCCGACGACGCGGGCCGCGTGCCGCTGCCGGCCGTGATCTCGGTGAGCGCGCGGTGAGCGAGCGAGCCGGGCGCCGCGCAAACCCACGCGGCGCGACCTTTCCCTGCGCGCGTTGTGGCCGGCCGCTGCGCCGCACGCTCCACGAGCAGCCGCGCAAGATCGGCTGCGAGAGATGCGGCTACCTCCTCTATGACTATCCGCGCGCCTGCGCGGGATTCCTGGTGATGAAGGGCGACGACGTGCTGATGCTGCGTCGAGCGAGTCCGCCCAGGATCGGATGGCTCGACCTACCGGGGGGCTTCATCGAAGCCGGGGAGACGCTCGAAGGCGCCGCGCGCCGCGAGCTGCGCGAGGAGACCGGGCTTCGGGTCCGCCGCGCCGAGTGGCTGGGCTTCTACTGGGATCGCTACTACCTGAAGGGGTTCGGCTGGTTTCCGACCATGAACTTCTACTTCCTCGCGCGCTGGAGCGGGGGAGTCGCGCGTGCCGCCGACGACGCCGCCAGCGCCGAGTGGGTGCCGCTCGCCACGCTCG encodes:
- a CDS encoding glycosyltransferase family 4 protein, which gives rise to MRLLLIVDQFDRSTLCEPAWWMWDVAEHAAAHGHRVEAITLRAKGPEADVPPGVQVLAQGGDGLEPALVAALARHPDVIHLATPGPLSARVIEYLRDAPLMLDVFGHWPVCPQNDLMRRPQYVRCDVRYPAEACGECAGMEKLREMEVRSRLLSRAPAIVTHARVQAERLSTLLGRAVDQIGFGVDTERFRPDPVPPVNANARALYETRGDRPRALFLGPPEHARGAGILVDLLVGVRARVSDATMVVVGRDPANPEWATAAGEELRELGLSGHIELLDAVAAGDLPGVIAACDVAISPSLWDDVGGLFVLQAFACGIPVVTTGRGGLAELVQHGSGMIASPDTPALFADRIAMLLSHDEARRLMGDAARLHAVEHHDRARSLEALDAVRQRVVEAGLSEAA
- a CDS encoding phosphodiester glycosidase family protein codes for the protein MISRRLPIGRLAALVAVAVGAIVIATHSWAPRWRPLAPGIDFALMRADRFCRRGSPDVAVLRIDPVRARIAVHHYSRLPDPRPLPVTEWLATTRAIAVFNAGQYYPDYGYMGILVSGGRPISAKPHPEFRAALVAEPVGGGAGAHVLDLAPESLAIVAQAWREVAQSFMLFDSDGELRVRHTDQDANRTVVGEDRLGHLLVFTTEGSYTLWDLAQWLKESRLGLVHAMSMDGGLEAEMCIRSGRFAYASFGHWNPRASRSSDPDDAGRVPLPAVISVSAR
- a CDS encoding NUDIX hydrolase, with the translated sequence MSERAGRRANPRGATFPCARCGRPLRRTLHEQPRKIGCERCGYLLYDYPRACAGFLVMKGDDVLMLRRASPPRIGWLDLPGGFIEAGETLEGAARRELREETGLRVRRAEWLGFYWDRYYLKGFGWFPTMNFYFLARWSGGVARAADDAASAEWVPLATLGGAGPRSARYPRFAWRHMREVFRDLRARVYPRRALSRRSGGTHEHSTRRHTRRSRSG